One stretch of Chlamydia abortus DNA includes these proteins:
- a CDS encoding LptF/LptG family permease, translating to MYIWKRYVLTKFWFSLVSLIVLAFVFYASIHHSLHTIKGNTTSLASGASLKLSILYYLAQIALKAEFLIPQLVAVATTITLFSMQNKREVLLLQASGLSLKSLTAPLIHSSFIITLLLYANFQWLHPICEQISTTKEHIDRGTLDKVQDKVPALYLKDQTVLLYSSIEQKTLTLNQVFWIKNPKTIYTMEKLAFTTPSLPIGLDVIRFSATESGSMELSEYSDMKEFPEIEFGFYDNPFSKIFTAGGKNRLSESFQAIPWNATGLGLSTTIPQRILSLLSTFYYMLISPLACISSMIISAYLCLRFSRVPTVTLAYLVPLGTINTFFIFLKAGMVLANSSVLPILPVMFFPLIILAIITNYAYAKLQ from the coding sequence ATGTATATTTGGAAACGTTATGTGTTAACCAAGTTTTGGTTTTCCTTGGTATCATTAATTGTATTAGCTTTTGTTTTTTATGCCTCTATTCATCACTCTCTTCATACTATCAAAGGGAATACTACCTCTCTGGCCTCAGGGGCATCGTTAAAGCTCTCCATTCTCTATTACCTAGCCCAGATAGCTCTTAAAGCAGAATTCCTCATTCCGCAGCTAGTGGCTGTAGCAACTACCATCACTCTATTTTCCATGCAAAATAAACGTGAAGTCCTTCTCCTACAAGCCTCCGGACTCTCTTTGAAGTCTTTAACAGCTCCTTTGATCCACTCGAGTTTTATTATTACACTACTTTTATATGCGAATTTCCAATGGCTACATCCTATATGTGAACAAATATCCACAACTAAAGAACATATAGACAGAGGCACTCTAGATAAAGTCCAAGACAAAGTCCCCGCTCTCTACCTTAAAGATCAAACCGTTCTACTGTACTCTTCTATTGAGCAGAAAACATTAACCTTGAATCAGGTGTTTTGGATTAAAAATCCTAAAACGATCTACACGATGGAAAAACTGGCATTTACAACACCATCTCTTCCTATAGGGCTAGATGTTATACGCTTTTCTGCAACAGAATCGGGAAGTATGGAGCTGAGTGAATACTCTGATATGAAAGAGTTCCCTGAAATTGAATTTGGATTTTACGATAATCCTTTTTCTAAAATTTTCACAGCAGGAGGGAAAAATCGCCTTTCGGAGTCGTTTCAAGCTATTCCTTGGAATGCCACAGGCTTAGGGTTGTCTACAACTATTCCTCAACGTATCTTATCTTTATTGTCGACATTTTACTATATGCTAATTTCTCCTTTAGCTTGCATATCCTCTATGATTATCTCTGCGTATCTTTGTTTACGATTCAGTCGTGTTCCTACAGTGACTCTTGCCTACCTTGTGCCTTTAGGAACAATAAATACCTTTTTCATCTTCTTAAAAGCAGGTATGGTCCTGGCTAACAGTAGTGTGTTACCGATATTGCCTGTAATGTTCTTCCCGTTAATTATCTTAGCTATAATCACAAACTATGCTTATGCTAAGCTTCAATGA
- the pnp gene encoding polyribonucleotide nucleotidyltransferase, protein MTFETISVTLEEGKTLVFETGKIARQANGAVLARMQETWVFSSVCAANLEEAVDFLPLRVDYQEKFSSIGKTLGGFIKREGRPTEREILTSRLIDRSMRPSLPNRLMQDIQILSYVWSYDGVTLPDPIAICGVSAALAISDIPQTSIVAGVRVGFVNNRWVVNPTKAEMDVSRMELVLAGTENAILMIEGHCDFFTEEQVIEAIEFGHKHIVTICKALKDWQKHIGKEKNTSGIVSLPEEVQSAVNTFVEGKFVDLLKIKEKKAFEAASKQLENEVIEQLQEENEVFTAFNIKIAFKQAKSNFIRGLIREQGLRSDGRSVTTIRPISIDTSFLPRTHGSCLFTRGETQTMAVCTLGSEAMAQRYEDLNGEGLAKFYLQYFFPPFSVGEVGRIGSPGRREIGHGKLAEKALSHTLPDPMKFPYTIRIESNITESNGSSSMASVCGGCLALMDAGVPIKTPIAGIAMGLILEDDHVTILSDISGLEDHLGDMDFKVAGNTEGITAFQMDIKVEGITPDIMRAALAQAKEGRQDILETMKQALAAPKTDLSQYAPRIETMQIKPNKIATVIGPGGKQIRQIIEEAGVQIDINDSGLVSISASSPQAIEKAKSIIEGLVGEVEVGKIYEGRVTSVVPFGAFVEILPGKEGLCHISEFSKQRIDNVGDFVKQGDTLTVKLLSINEKGQYKLSHKATLSE, encoded by the coding sequence ATGACATTTGAAACTATTTCTGTTACCCTTGAAGAAGGCAAAACGTTAGTATTTGAAACGGGGAAAATAGCGCGTCAGGCTAACGGCGCAGTTCTTGCTCGCATGCAAGAAACATGGGTCTTTTCTTCTGTTTGTGCGGCTAACCTTGAGGAAGCTGTTGACTTCCTACCTCTAAGAGTTGACTACCAAGAAAAGTTTTCCTCTATAGGAAAAACTTTAGGCGGGTTTATTAAAAGGGAAGGTCGCCCAACAGAAAGAGAAATTTTAACTTCTCGCCTGATAGATCGCTCCATGCGTCCTTCGTTACCCAACCGGTTAATGCAGGACATTCAAATTTTATCTTACGTATGGTCATACGACGGAGTCACTCTTCCTGATCCCATCGCAATTTGCGGTGTTTCTGCAGCCTTAGCAATTTCTGACATTCCTCAGACTAGTATTGTCGCTGGTGTTCGTGTCGGCTTTGTGAACAATCGTTGGGTAGTTAACCCAACAAAAGCGGAAATGGACGTTTCCAGAATGGAACTCGTTTTAGCAGGAACAGAAAATGCTATCCTAATGATCGAGGGACACTGCGACTTCTTCACAGAAGAGCAAGTTATCGAAGCTATTGAGTTTGGTCACAAACACATTGTTACTATATGCAAGGCACTAAAGGATTGGCAAAAACACATAGGTAAAGAAAAAAATACAAGTGGAATTGTTTCTCTTCCAGAGGAAGTCCAATCTGCCGTAAACACATTTGTGGAAGGAAAGTTTGTTGACCTCCTGAAAATTAAGGAAAAGAAAGCTTTCGAGGCTGCTTCAAAACAGTTAGAAAATGAAGTCATCGAACAGCTCCAAGAAGAAAATGAAGTCTTTACTGCGTTCAATATTAAAATTGCTTTTAAGCAAGCAAAGTCTAACTTCATACGTGGTTTAATACGTGAACAAGGTCTACGTTCTGATGGACGTTCTGTAACGACTATTCGTCCTATCTCTATTGATACGTCTTTCCTCCCCAGGACTCACGGCAGTTGCTTATTTACTCGGGGAGAAACTCAAACTATGGCTGTCTGTACGTTAGGTAGCGAAGCCATGGCCCAACGGTATGAAGACTTAAATGGTGAAGGATTAGCCAAATTTTACTTACAATACTTCTTCCCTCCCTTTTCTGTTGGAGAAGTAGGAAGGATCGGCTCTCCAGGAAGAAGAGAAATCGGTCACGGTAAACTTGCGGAAAAAGCATTAAGTCACACGCTACCCGATCCTATGAAGTTCCCCTATACTATCCGCATAGAATCCAATATTACAGAATCTAATGGTTCTTCATCTATGGCATCTGTTTGCGGAGGTTGTTTAGCTTTAATGGATGCTGGGGTGCCTATTAAAACTCCTATAGCTGGTATAGCCATGGGACTAATATTAGAGGATGACCATGTAACTATTCTCTCAGATATTTCCGGATTAGAAGATCATTTAGGTGATATGGATTTCAAGGTTGCTGGAAATACCGAAGGAATTACAGCATTTCAAATGGATATTAAAGTAGAAGGCATTACTCCTGATATTATGCGAGCTGCCCTAGCCCAAGCTAAAGAAGGTCGTCAAGATATTCTTGAAACCATGAAACAAGCTCTTGCGGCTCCTAAAACCGACTTATCCCAATACGCTCCTCGCATTGAAACAATGCAAATTAAGCCGAATAAAATTGCTACTGTTATTGGGCCCGGAGGTAAACAGATTCGTCAAATTATTGAAGAAGCTGGAGTACAAATTGATATTAATGACTCGGGTCTTGTCAGTATTTCTGCCTCTTCACCACAAGCCATAGAGAAAGCTAAATCTATTATTGAAGGCTTAGTTGGCGAAGTTGAAGTAGGTAAGATTTATGAAGGTCGCGTAACATCTGTTGTCCCTTTTGGAGCCTTTGTTGAAATTCTCCCTGGTAAAGAAGGTCTTTGCCATATTTCTGAATTTTCTAAACAACGTATAGACAATGTTGGTGATTTCGTTAAACAGGGGGACACCCTAACTGTTAAACTTTTAAGCATCAACGAAAAAGGACAGTACAAACTCAGTCATAAAGCTACTCTCAGTGAGTAG
- the pheS gene encoding phenylalanine--tRNA ligase subunit alpha yields MAIQEELEATKQQFCAELSQVNSSKDLFDLKVRYLGKKGLFRCFADKLRECPADQKALMGASINDCKTYIENLIRDKNHAILLAEEAAEFLREKIDITLPGEPHCPGGKHIVKKVLDDVVDIFVHLGFCVREAPNIESEENNFSLLNFEEDHPARQMHDTFYLDPKTVLRTHTSNVQVRELRKGQPPIKVVAPGLCFRNEDISARSHVIFHQVEAFYLDRYVTLSDLTAMLTEFYHTFFEREIELRLRHSYFPFVEPGIEVDVSCECRQAGCSLCKHTGWLEVAGAGMIHPQVLRNSGFDPEIYTGYAVGMGIERLAMLQHGISDIRLFCENDLRFLQQFS; encoded by the coding sequence ATGGCGATTCAAGAGGAGCTTGAAGCTACAAAGCAACAATTTTGTGCAGAACTCAGTCAAGTTAACTCTTCAAAAGATCTTTTTGACCTAAAGGTGCGTTATCTAGGGAAGAAAGGTCTTTTCCGTTGTTTTGCAGATAAGTTAAGGGAGTGTCCTGCAGACCAAAAGGCTCTAATGGGTGCTTCCATAAATGACTGTAAAACCTATATCGAAAATCTCATCCGTGATAAAAATCATGCGATCCTTTTAGCAGAAGAAGCAGCAGAATTCTTAAGAGAAAAGATTGATATTACCTTGCCAGGAGAACCGCATTGTCCTGGAGGGAAACACATCGTGAAAAAAGTTTTAGACGATGTTGTGGATATCTTTGTTCATCTCGGTTTCTGTGTTCGCGAAGCTCCAAACATCGAAAGTGAAGAAAATAACTTTTCTTTGCTGAATTTCGAGGAAGATCACCCCGCGAGACAAATGCATGATACTTTTTACTTAGATCCTAAAACAGTATTACGCACACACACATCCAACGTTCAGGTTAGAGAACTACGCAAAGGGCAACCTCCGATAAAAGTAGTCGCTCCAGGTCTATGTTTCCGTAACGAGGATATTTCAGCGCGCTCCCATGTGATTTTTCATCAAGTAGAGGCATTTTATCTCGATCGTTATGTAACACTTTCTGACTTGACAGCGATGCTTACGGAGTTTTACCATACGTTCTTTGAAAGGGAAATAGAGTTGCGTTTACGTCACAGCTACTTTCCTTTTGTTGAGCCGGGAATAGAAGTCGATGTTTCTTGTGAATGTCGACAAGCAGGATGTTCCTTATGTAAACATACTGGTTGGCTAGAAGTAGCTGGAGCTGGTATGATACATCCTCAAGTTTTGCGTAACAGCGGATTTGATCCTGAGATCTATACAGGCTACGCTGTTGGCATGGGTATCGAGAGGTTAGCTATGTTACAACATGGTATCTCCGATATTCGTCTTTTCTGTGAAAACGACTTAAGGTTTTTACAGCAGTTTTCTTAA
- the ftsH gene encoding ATP-dependent zinc metalloprotease FtsH, which translates to MSKDKKIKPESKKNFPTVFFFLLFGVIFGVIAVQNFLVAKKARVSFSHQLEHLVNLKLIYPEDSRKIALNDNLVSFSGRFRESPTADSQLRYHYLELIDQKHQLEFDLQEVSKNVDNLAKEVESSVLWFSAISGFPVPETGYVISPSAELGKSSLEALVIHGSNNFQIVNLRSLEQRYPTLPRSSEALRTFGSDLYELIGKYLSPALGIGSESIKRELKDFYQQVELSLTQSMDAEQLSVLYEKVLSSLQRISTSLVLSDRGEHFGQLRSVRLYREERSKYEKLIEDSQINQAQLDKLRGELSQVVWYFNNQELSSRALEKQDPEVFAHWFSGAKQEWEGFSNNRALTFKAPDQPRNLVLEKTFKSEEPAPHYIGYLFTFLPIILVLVFVYFVFSRQVRGMNGSAMSFGKSPARLLMKGQNKVTFADVAGIEEAKEELIEIVDFLKNPTKFTSLGGRIPKGVLLIGPPGTGKTLIAKAVSGEADRPFFSIAGSDFVEMFVGVGASRIRDMFEQAKRNAPCIIFIDEIDAVGRHRGAGIGGGHDEREQTLNQLLVEMDGFGTNEGVILMAATNRPDVLDKALLRPGRFDRRVVMNLPDIKGRFEILSVHAKRIKLDPKVDLMAVARSTPGASGADLENLLNEAALLAARKDRTAVTAVDVAEARDKVLYGKERRSLEMDAEERKTTAYHESGHAVVGLCVQHADPVDKVTIIPRGLSLGATHFLPEKNKLSYWKKELFDQLAVLMGGRAAEDIFLGDISSGAQQDISQATKLVRSMVCEWGMSEQLGTVTYDERSDTSTGYGSYHEKSYSEETAKAIDSELRALLDAAYQRALTIIREHRDEVELMTQMLIEFETLDAKDVKEIMDHTWDPEKKRARLKEEGMTFKKVSDDLPPPPPQEDAMKDGTLKLNNTTT; encoded by the coding sequence ATGTCTAAAGATAAAAAAATAAAGCCCGAATCGAAAAAAAATTTTCCTACGGTATTTTTTTTCCTTCTATTTGGTGTAATTTTCGGCGTGATTGCTGTTCAAAATTTTCTAGTTGCCAAGAAAGCTCGGGTCAGTTTTAGCCATCAGCTAGAGCATTTAGTAAATTTAAAATTGATTTATCCTGAAGATAGTAGGAAAATTGCCCTAAACGATAATTTAGTCTCGTTTAGTGGGCGTTTTCGTGAATCTCCAACAGCTGACAGTCAGCTGCGTTATCATTACTTAGAGTTAATAGATCAAAAACATCAATTAGAGTTTGATCTTCAGGAAGTGAGTAAGAATGTCGATAATCTTGCAAAAGAGGTCGAGAGTTCTGTTTTGTGGTTTTCCGCAATTTCTGGGTTTCCGGTTCCTGAAACAGGTTATGTGATATCTCCTAGTGCAGAATTAGGAAAGTCTTCTTTGGAAGCTCTTGTTATTCATGGTTCGAATAATTTCCAAATTGTCAATTTGCGTTCTTTAGAGCAACGTTATCCCACCCTGCCTCGATCTAGTGAAGCTTTACGTACGTTTGGTTCTGATTTATATGAGCTTATTGGGAAATATTTGTCCCCAGCTTTGGGCATAGGTTCTGAGAGTATAAAGCGTGAACTCAAAGATTTTTATCAACAGGTTGAGCTTTCTCTAACTCAGTCAATGGATGCGGAGCAGCTTAGTGTTCTCTATGAGAAAGTTTTATCTTCTCTACAGAGGATTTCTACATCACTAGTTTTATCTGATAGAGGAGAGCATTTTGGACAATTGCGTTCTGTACGTTTATATCGTGAAGAACGTAGTAAATATGAGAAACTTATAGAAGATAGTCAGATTAATCAAGCACAGTTAGATAAGCTTCGTGGTGAGCTTAGCCAGGTGGTGTGGTATTTTAATAACCAAGAGCTATCTTCTCGAGCTTTGGAAAAACAAGACCCTGAGGTATTTGCTCATTGGTTTTCTGGAGCTAAACAAGAGTGGGAAGGATTCTCCAATAACCGTGCTTTAACTTTCAAAGCTCCGGATCAGCCACGAAATTTAGTATTAGAGAAAACATTTAAGAGTGAAGAGCCTGCGCCGCATTACATAGGATATCTGTTTACTTTCTTACCTATTATACTTGTGCTTGTCTTTGTCTATTTTGTCTTTTCTAGACAAGTGCGTGGTATGAACGGTTCAGCAATGTCCTTCGGGAAATCTCCAGCGCGCTTGTTAATGAAGGGCCAAAACAAAGTCACTTTTGCTGATGTTGCGGGTATAGAAGAGGCAAAAGAAGAATTAATAGAAATCGTAGACTTTCTTAAGAACCCTACGAAATTTACGAGTTTAGGGGGAAGAATCCCTAAAGGCGTGTTGTTAATCGGGCCTCCTGGAACAGGAAAAACTTTAATAGCTAAAGCTGTTTCTGGAGAAGCGGACCGACCATTTTTTTCTATAGCCGGATCTGATTTTGTAGAGATGTTTGTTGGTGTTGGAGCTAGTCGTATTCGCGATATGTTCGAACAAGCTAAGAGAAATGCTCCTTGCATTATTTTCATTGATGAGATCGATGCTGTAGGTCGTCATCGAGGCGCTGGTATAGGCGGAGGTCATGATGAACGTGAGCAAACATTAAACCAACTGCTTGTAGAAATGGATGGTTTTGGCACTAATGAGGGTGTGATCCTCATGGCTGCAACGAATCGTCCTGATGTTTTAGATAAGGCTTTATTGCGTCCTGGACGTTTTGATCGTCGTGTGGTGATGAATTTACCTGATATTAAGGGGAGATTTGAAATTCTTTCCGTACATGCGAAGAGAATCAAATTGGATCCTAAAGTCGATCTTATGGCAGTTGCACGAAGTACTCCCGGAGCTTCAGGAGCAGATTTAGAGAATTTATTAAATGAGGCTGCTCTTCTTGCTGCGCGTAAGGATCGTACTGCAGTGACTGCTGTAGATGTTGCTGAAGCTCGTGATAAGGTTCTCTATGGTAAAGAGCGTCGTAGCTTAGAAATGGATGCTGAAGAACGAAAAACAACAGCCTATCATGAATCAGGTCATGCGGTTGTTGGGCTGTGTGTTCAACATGCCGATCCTGTGGACAAAGTTACTATTATTCCTAGGGGTTTATCTTTAGGAGCTACGCATTTTCTTCCTGAGAAGAATAAACTTAGCTACTGGAAAAAAGAGTTGTTTGATCAGTTGGCTGTTCTTATGGGAGGCCGAGCCGCAGAAGATATCTTTTTAGGGGATATTTCTAGTGGCGCTCAGCAAGATATTTCTCAAGCTACGAAATTAGTTCGTAGTATGGTTTGCGAATGGGGAATGAGTGAGCAATTAGGTACTGTAACTTATGATGAGCGTTCAGATACCTCTACAGGTTACGGCTCTTATCATGAGAAAAGTTATTCAGAGGAAACTGCAAAAGCTATTGACAGTGAGTTGCGTGCCTTATTGGATGCTGCATACCAACGCGCGTTAACCATCATCAGAGAACATCGTGATGAAGTGGAATTGATGACTCAGATGTTAATAGAGTTTGAAACTTTAGACGCTAAAGATGTTAAAGAAATCATGGATCACACTTGGGACCCAGAGAAAAAACGAGCACGTTTAAAAGAAGAAGGTATGACGTTCAAGAAAGTTTCTGACGATTTACCTCCTCCTCCTCCTCAAGAAGATGCTATGAAAGATGGTACGTTAAAACTCAATAACACCACTACATAA
- the rpmI gene encoding 50S ribosomal protein L35, giving the protein MPKMKSNKSVAARFKLTGSGQLKRTRPGKRHKLSKKSSQEKRNLSKQPLVDKGQVGMYKRMMLV; this is encoded by the coding sequence ATGCCCAAGATGAAAAGCAATAAGTCCGTTGCGGCGCGTTTTAAGTTGACAGGTTCTGGCCAGTTAAAGAGAACTCGTCCAGGCAAGAGGCATAAATTATCGAAAAAATCTTCGCAGGAAAAACGTAACCTATCTAAGCAGCCTTTAGTCGATAAGGGACAAGTAGGTATGTATAAGCGAATGATGCTTGTTTAA
- the tilS gene encoding tRNA lysidine(34) synthetase TilS has translation MLSCLLRNDKRLEVFFSALDMKKSYLLALSGGSDSLFLLYLLKSRGVSFTAVHVDYGWRESSYREAEELKLRCQEEGVPLIVDHVPSKYTTSKDPENTARRYRYALFCKICREDNLAGIFLAHHANDQAETVLKRVLEGASLGNLKGMTSGASYNRIPLLRPLLHIPKQVLMQTLDAENIAYVHDVTNTDERYLRARMRNKIFPWLEEIFAKNITQPLLTLAQDSEELSCYMKQQAQPFLENIRQEHTTCSIEIPKPLIEQVFLAKWVCKEFFYKVGIVVSRHFLQMVYDHLSRNLPAEMRLRDKRVIVKAGVVMIE, from the coding sequence ATGTTATCTTGCCTACTCAGAAATGATAAGCGATTAGAAGTTTTTTTTTCTGCTTTAGATATGAAAAAAAGCTATCTACTTGCTTTATCAGGAGGAAGCGATTCATTATTTCTCCTATATCTTCTTAAATCTCGAGGAGTCTCTTTTACTGCTGTTCACGTAGATTACGGATGGAGAGAGTCATCTTATCGTGAAGCTGAGGAGCTTAAGCTTAGATGTCAAGAAGAAGGCGTTCCCCTTATAGTCGATCATGTTCCTTCCAAATATACAACATCAAAAGATCCAGAAAATACGGCGAGGCGTTATCGTTATGCATTATTTTGTAAAATTTGTCGGGAAGACAACCTTGCGGGGATCTTTTTAGCTCATCATGCTAATGATCAAGCAGAAACTGTATTAAAGCGTGTATTAGAGGGAGCGAGTTTAGGGAATTTAAAAGGGATGACGAGTGGAGCCTCTTACAACAGAATCCCTCTTTTACGGCCTTTATTGCATATCCCCAAACAGGTTTTAATGCAGACTTTAGATGCTGAAAATATTGCCTATGTTCATGATGTAACAAATACTGATGAACGGTATCTACGTGCTAGAATGCGGAATAAGATATTTCCTTGGTTAGAAGAAATTTTTGCTAAGAACATCACACAACCTTTACTCACACTCGCTCAAGATTCTGAGGAACTTTCCTGTTATATGAAACAACAAGCGCAACCCTTTCTTGAAAATATACGGCAAGAACATACAACTTGCTCTATTGAAATTCCTAAGCCATTGATAGAACAAGTTTTTCTTGCTAAGTGGGTGTGTAAGGAGTTCTTTTATAAGGTTGGTATTGTTGTTTCAAGGCATTTTTTACAAATGGTTTATGATCATTTAAGCCGGAATTTACCAGCAGAAATGCGACTTCGAGATAAAAGAGTCATCGTAAAAGCTGGGGTAGTAATGATAGAATAG
- the rpsO gene encoding 30S ribosomal protein S15, with protein MSLDKGTKEEITKKFQLHEKDTGSADVQIAILTEHITELKEHLKRSPKDQNSRLALLKLVGQRRKLLEYLNSTDTERYKNLISRLNLRK; from the coding sequence ATGTCTTTGGATAAGGGAACTAAAGAAGAAATTACAAAAAAATTTCAACTTCACGAAAAGGATACCGGTTCAGCAGATGTGCAAATCGCCATATTAACAGAACACATTACAGAACTAAAAGAACACCTCAAGAGATCTCCTAAAGACCAAAATTCTCGACTAGCTCTGCTTAAGTTGGTAGGACAAAGACGAAAGCTCTTAGAGTATCTTAATTCTACAGATACCGAAAGATATAAAAATTTAATTTCAAGATTAAATCTAAGAAAATAA
- the tadA gene encoding tRNA adenosine(34) deaminase TadA — protein sequence MDIEKDIFFMNQALKEARQAYDEDEVPVGCVIVKDNKIIARGHNTTEKLQDPTAHAEILCIGAAAQYLENWRLVDTVLYCTLEPCLMCAGAIQLARIRRIVWAAPDLRLGAGGSWLNVFKEKHPFHQVECFFGICCADAEQLMKQFFIEKRKEKNEK from the coding sequence ATGGATATAGAAAAAGATATATTTTTTATGAATCAGGCTCTTAAGGAGGCGCGCCAGGCTTATGATGAGGACGAAGTTCCTGTGGGCTGTGTGATCGTAAAAGATAATAAAATCATTGCTCGAGGTCATAACACGACGGAAAAACTTCAAGATCCGACAGCTCATGCTGAAATTTTATGTATTGGAGCTGCAGCACAATATTTAGAGAACTGGCGTTTGGTTGATACTGTGCTCTATTGTACTCTTGAGCCTTGTTTGATGTGTGCCGGAGCTATACAACTGGCTCGCATTCGTAGAATCGTTTGGGCAGCCCCTGATTTGCGTTTGGGAGCAGGGGGGAGTTGGCTTAATGTTTTTAAAGAAAAACATCCATTTCATCAGGTGGAGTGTTTCTTCGGAATTTGTTGTGCGGATGCTGAGCAATTAATGAAACAATTTTTTATAGAGAAGCGAAAAGAGAAAAATGAAAAATAA
- the rplT gene encoding 50S ribosomal protein L20, which translates to MVRATGSVASRCRRKRILKQAKGFWGDRKGHFRQSRSSVMRAMAFNYMHRKDRKGDFRSLWIARLNVASRINGLSYSRLINGLKCAGIDLNRKMLSEMAIHNPTGFAEVANQAKKALEANL; encoded by the coding sequence ATGGTGAGAGCAACAGGTTCAGTAGCTTCCAGGTGCCGTCGTAAGCGTATATTAAAACAAGCTAAAGGCTTTTGGGGAGATAGAAAAGGCCATTTTCGTCAAAGCCGCTCCTCAGTAATGAGAGCTATGGCGTTCAATTACATGCATAGAAAAGATCGTAAAGGTGACTTCCGCAGCCTTTGGATTGCTCGTCTTAACGTCGCTTCTAGAATCAACGGTTTATCCTACAGCCGCTTAATTAATGGCTTAAAGTGCGCTGGAATCGATTTAAACAGAAAAATGCTATCAGAAATGGCTATTCATAACCCCACGGGTTTTGCAGAAGTGGCTAATCAAGCTAAAAAAGCTTTAGAGGCAAATCTTTAG
- a CDS encoding LptF/LptG family permease — protein sequence MPILWKVLIFRYLKTVTFCTLSLICISIISSLQEIVSYIAKDVPYPTVLRLTAYQIPYLLPFILPISCFISAFSLFRGLSDNNQITFLKASGASQAIITFPVLMVSCAICCVNFYTCSELASICRFQTCKEIANMAMTSPTLLLQTLQKKESNRIFITVDHCAKSKFDNVITALKRDKEIANVGLIKTIIPDVANDTVQARGVVMISKLPSTLTDQCSSHSKEYYIETLDEMLIPKITSTLFAGKSYMKTRTDYLPWKQLVKQSFSHTYLPETLRRIGIGLLCITLTYSGMVLGTYKPRFRKSITLYCIFPVMDLILLIVGKNTSSLFPALTLFIFPQVISWIVFAIKAYRENRGYA from the coding sequence ATGCCCATTTTATGGAAAGTCTTAATTTTCCGTTATTTAAAAACTGTGACTTTTTGCACGCTTAGCCTTATCTGTATTTCTATTATTAGTTCGCTTCAAGAAATCGTTAGTTATATAGCAAAAGACGTTCCTTATCCAACAGTGTTGCGACTAACAGCTTACCAGATTCCCTACTTATTGCCCTTTATTCTTCCTATTTCTTGCTTTATTTCTGCTTTCTCGCTTTTTCGAGGATTGTCTGATAATAACCAAATTACCTTCCTGAAAGCATCTGGAGCTTCCCAAGCGATCATTACTTTTCCGGTGCTTATGGTTTCTTGCGCCATTTGTTGTGTAAATTTTTATACATGTTCTGAATTAGCTTCTATTTGTCGTTTTCAAACCTGTAAAGAAATTGCCAATATGGCCATGACTTCGCCGACATTATTACTCCAGACACTACAGAAGAAAGAAAGCAATCGTATTTTTATTACTGTGGATCATTGTGCTAAAAGTAAATTTGACAATGTAATTACTGCTTTAAAAAGAGATAAAGAAATTGCTAATGTGGGGCTGATTAAAACTATCATTCCCGATGTTGCTAATGATACTGTACAAGCACGGGGTGTAGTGATGATCTCCAAGCTGCCCTCCACACTGACGGATCAATGCTCTTCGCATTCCAAAGAATACTATATAGAGACCTTAGATGAAATGTTAATTCCTAAGATAACTTCAACGTTATTTGCTGGAAAATCTTACATGAAAACGCGGACAGATTATTTACCTTGGAAGCAACTTGTAAAACAATCATTTAGCCATACATATCTACCCGAAACCTTAAGAAGAATTGGTATAGGTTTGCTCTGTATTACTCTTACCTATTCTGGTATGGTTTTAGGTACCTATAAGCCAAGATTTCGCAAATCCATAACTCTTTATTGTATTTTCCCCGTGATGGATTTAATTTTATTAATAGTTGGCAAAAACACGTCCTCTCTATTTCCTGCTCTTACGTTGTTTATTTTCCCTCAGGTAATTTCTTGGATTGTTTTTGCTATCAAAGCGTATCGAGAAAATAGGGGTTATGCATAA